One Saprospiraceae bacterium genomic region harbors:
- a CDS encoding serine hydrolase: protein MNRLALNLIPDTFPDVRFSYSNESVQLLGILAERVIKLRGETLFNKFIFDPIGMDSTSFAKDLVGNFCSNSGL, encoded by the coding sequence ATGAATAGGTTAGCATTGAATTTAATACCGGACACCTTTCCGGATGTAAGGTTTTCCTATTCCAATGAATCTGTACAACTACTTGGTATACTTGCTGAACGCGTTATAAAACTAAGAGGTGAGACATTGTTTAATAAATTCATCTTTGATCCCATAGGAATGGATTCAACAAGTTTTGCAAAAGACTTAGTTGGCAACTTTTGTAGCAATTCCGGTCTTTGA